One stretch of Xiphophorus maculatus strain JP 163 A chromosome 19, X_maculatus-5.0-male, whole genome shotgun sequence DNA includes these proteins:
- the rcor1 gene encoding REST corepressor 1, whose product MPTMLERNSEAPVKKRGRAPASSGSGYPGGAANNGRKNLSGNETSTISCWEEGSSGSSSDEDHGGGGMRVGPQYQAVVPDFDPDVAKAAHLRDNLGMLVWIPSSCLNQTQMDEYIAIAKEKHGYNMEQALGMLFWHKHNIEKSLADLPNFTPFPDEWTVEDKVLFEQAFSFHGKSFHRIQQMLPDKSMASLVRFYYSWKKSRSKTSMMDRQTRKQKREQGDSDEEVENGNENPSSDSEMDLNKDKKEPSSGSEKPEVKPPPGLKTGGKMSQRMKKRPPRGMFLSQQDVVSLSSSTAQGLTRQLDSQLVSIKRQIQTIKQTNSALKEKLSSGVDEFRQPEANQKFNNRWTTEEQLLAVQAIRKYGRDYQAISDVIGNKSVVQVKNFLVNYRRRFNLDEVLQEWEAEHEMEGGDVKAEEEKMMEDNMTACAAEDEEAAGKQKKEDSSVPMDSE is encoded by the exons ATGCCGACGATGCTGGAGAGGAACTCGGAGGCTCCGGTGAAGAAGCGGGGCCGAGCCCCGGCCAGCAGCGGCAGCGGCTACCCCGGAGGAGCGGCGAACAACGGCAGGAAGAACTTGTCCGGTAATGAGACCAGCACCATCAGCTGCTGGGAAGAAGGAAGTTCAGGCTCCAGCAGCGACGAGGACCATG GTGGAGGAGGGATGCGCGTCGGACCGCAGTACCAGGCCGTGGTTCCGGACTTTGACCCGG ATGTCGCCAAAGCAGCTCACCTCAGAGACAACCTGGGGATGCTGGTTTGGATCCCCAGCAGCTGCCTGAACCAGACTCAGA TGGACGAGTACATTGCCATCGCCAAAGAGAAACACGGCTACAACATGGAACAG GCTCTGGGGATGCTCTTCTGGCACAAGCACAACATCGAAAAGTCTCTGGCCGACCTGCCGAACTTCACTCCGTTTCCTGATGAGTGGACGGTGGAGGACAAGGTCTTGTTCGAGCAGGCCTTCAGCTTCCATGGGAAGAGCTTTCACCGCATCCAGCAGATG CTACCTGATAAGTCCATGGCCAGTCTGGTGCGTTTTTACTACTCCTGGAAGAAAAGTCGCAGTAAAACCAGCATGATGGACCGACAGACCCGGAAACAGAAGCGGGAGCAAGGCGACAG TGATGAAGAGGTGGAGAATGGGAACGAAAATCCTTCCAGCGACTCAGAGATGGACCTGAATAAAGACAAGAAGGAG CCGAGTTCTGGATCCGAGAAGCCCGAGGTGAAACCACCGCCTGGTCTAAAG ACAGGAGGGAAGATGTCCCAGAGGATGAAGAAACGTCCTCCCAGAGGAATGTTCCTCAGCCAGCAGGACGTGgtgtctctgtcctcttccaCTGCTCAGGGACTCACCAGACAGCTGGACAGTCAGCTGGTGTCCATAAAGAGACAG ATTCAGACCATCAAGCAGACAAACAGCGCTCTGAAGGAGAAACTCAGCTCAGGAGTGGACGAGTTCAGGCAACCTGAg GCAAATCAGAAGTTCAATAATCGCTGGACCACAGAGGAGCAGCTTCTGGCCGTCCAAG CTATCAGGAAGTACGGCCGCGACTACCAGGCCATTTCAGACGTGATTGGCAACAAGTCTGTGGTGCAGGTGAAGAACTTTCTGGTGAACTACCGGCGAAGGTTTAACCTGGACGAGGTCCTGCAGGAGTGGGAGGCGGAGCATGAAATGGAGGGTGGAGACGTgaaagcagaggaggagaaaatgaTGGAGGACAACATGACGGCGTGCGCAGCTGAAGACGAAGAGGCTGCTGGCAAGCAGAAGAAGGAG GACTCGTCTGTTCCGATGGACTCGGAGTGA
- the ankrd9 gene encoding LOW QUALITY PROTEIN: ankyrin repeat domain-containing protein 9 (The sequence of the model RefSeq protein was modified relative to this genomic sequence to represent the inferred CDS: inserted 2 bases in 1 codon), whose product MELHEGGAPHSFQAIKVCGNEREVWTLETHQLFLQSSQGDATRFLPPEADXLLCAVMPWLRSSSSPSSSSSSSSEQCLSCSPCQRECERTAFSFYCAVREQLPVWLLEEMRSMEVFCWDNGSPRAFLPSEALLYATVHDHQDYARYLLNRYSVGALRAPACSFCCCPGSGAPHLSVAVRYNRVAVLGMVMEALKDCGGPAQRREYLDGRGGCLHAADAGKTAVQLAVELSHPECLLQLLVHGARPDGLEVALQRLVSCVVPERQQAQRCLDFLLLFLAKPPPLPCLRDEPQRWQGLLGNRVFSWLCGLAPSPLLLQALRCLAQSGSDRITSLPDFLQPHS is encoded by the exons ATGGAGCTGCATGAGGGCGGAGCGCCGCATAGTTTCCAGGCTATAAAAGTGTGCGGGAATGAGCGAGAAGTTTGGACTCTAGAAACACACCAGCTGTTCCTCCAGTCTTCTCAGGGAGACGCGACCCGTTTTCTTCCGCCGGAAGCAGA TCTGCTGTGCGCGGTGATGCCGTGGCTGCGGTCCTCTtcctccccttcctcctcctcctcctcctcctccgagCAGTGCCTCTCCTGCTCGCCGTGTCAGCGGGAGTGTGAGCGGACGGCGTTCTCCTTCTACTGCGCGGTGCGGGAGCAGCTCCCGGTCTGGCTGCTGGAGGAGATGCGCAGCATGGAGGTGTTCTGCTGGGACAACGGAAGCCCGAGAGCCTTCCTGCCGTCTGAAGCCCTGCTGTACGCTACAGTGCACGACCACCAGGACTATGCGCGCTACCTCCTCAACAGGTACTCGGTGGGCGCGCTCCGAGCCCCGGCCTGCAGCTTCTGCTGCTGCCCCGGCAGCGGCGCGCCGCACCTGAGCGTGGCGGTGCGCTACAACCGCGTGGCCGTCCTCGGCATGGTAATGGAGGCGCTGAAGGACTGCGGCGGCCCGGCCCAGCGTAGGGAGTACCTGGACGGCCGCGGCGGCTGCCTTCACGCCGCGGACGCGGGGAAGACCGCGGTGCAGCTGGCGGTGGAGCTGTCGCATCCCGAGtgcctgctgcagctgctggtccaCGGCGCTCGGCCCGACGGCCTCGAGGTGGCGCTGCAGAGGTTGGTGTCGTGCGTTGTCCCGGAGCGGCAGCAGGCGCAGCGGTGCCTcgacttcctgctgctgtttctggcCAAGCCGCCGCCGCTGCCGTGCCTGCGGGACGAGCCGCAGCGCTGGCAGGGGCTGCTGGGGAACAGGGTGTTCAGCTGGCTCTGCGGCCTGGCCCCCTCCCCCCTGCTGCTGCAGGCGCTCCGGTGTCTGGCCCAGTCCGGATCAGACCGCATCACTTCGCTGCCGGACTTCCTGCAGCCGCACAGCTGA